In Corticium candelabrum chromosome 1, ooCorCand1.1, whole genome shotgun sequence, the genomic stretch GCATGGGATCTAGTGCACAGAGATGCTACTGAGAAGTATAAATGGAACCTGCATCTGATATAGTACCCAAGTATATTTAGCCACCTGCTGTTCAGTACAATGTCACGTAGCATCTGCATTGGTGCCAGAGTCAAAAGATATAGGCTGTTTCCCTTGATCGTTCACATCGTCAGCTGTCAATGTACTGTGGTGACATTGCCCTGTAGCCCATTAATGCTCACCGCTGACATGGTGCAGAACAGAAACCCATCTATTCTATGTAGTTAAATAAAAGAAGAATGACATAACATTCTATAACTTTTTATTAGTGAAATTAGTGGAGTACCGTCAATGTCTCCACATTACCATCACATTGTGCACAACACCACCAGAAATGGTTGATGATGGAACGCTTCCATTCTCTCAGACTTCCCATTCCTTTCTTCTTTGATGCCTAAATGTGGTGTTATAACCAAATGACTATAGCAATGAAAACGGTTACCTCTGACAAGGTTTTTGCCAATTTCTTAGCCTTATGCCAGACATCCAACGAATGAAATATGTTCTTGTACTCTAGGTCTCGAGCTACAAGGGAAAATACTTACACATAGTTAGACTAAATCGTGACTGACAGTCAAATACTGACACATCATCGCAGCAATAGATGTCGACGCATCGGTGACAAGTTCAACTATGTTGACTGTACCCTTCAGAGCTGCAAGAGCACGTTGAAGCCCTAGCTTTTCCATCCGTACTGACTTCAGGTCCACTTCTCTCTTATCTACAACCTGTACTTCAATGATACAGTTTGTTTCATTGTCCATGACTGAGTACAGACAGTACTGCGCCGAGAATCCTGGGGAATCATTTCGTCCATCTCCACTAACAACTAGAGGTTTATCACCGATTGCTGACAAAATTTTTCCTTTCTGTTCATTCCAATAGCTCTCAATTGTTGGACATAGATAATGTCTTTGTACTTGATAGAAAGTGGTTGTTTTGATGTGTTGCAGATTGAACGATGTACAGAAAAGAGCAATTTTGCTGAAGTTGTTGCCAGACAAAAGAATTGAAGATGCCATCAAGACATTGTTGACAAAAAAAGGGTACCCATTTCTGGAGTAGCATCTCTTGGAACTGCTCCATTTGCCACTGTGGCCTTGGAGACATTTCCACTGGATGTTCAGTGTACACCCTACGTTATTTCTTTTATAAGAAATTGATACCTggcaatttgtttgtctgcaggTTTGCCCAGAAGCTGGATTATACAGTCAACATCACACGCAACACGTTGTTCATTCACAGCTTCTTCAGGACTATTTTCTAGCCTGCTTGCTGTCAAAAACGATTCAGAATTGTTGCCTATGATAATAGAGGTTGGATAATAAATTATACAATACAATGAGATACACTGTGTGAAAGTAGACTCTACATTTCCTCTGCATCCAATTCAGTGTTAAATGTTTCTTACCAACTCTACTGCCTGTCACAATCTCTGGGGCTTCTTTGAAAGCAACATCTGCCATGACCGGATCATCTAGAAAGCTTGCATCTAGTTCGTCCATCATTGAGTCATCCTCATATTCTGATTCTTCACTATGGAGATACACGTGAAAGACAGTTTACTACAACATACGCAGTTCAGGCTTGCGATTTCTTACCTATCAGGTTCATATTCCTCATCAGCTGAGTCTGAGTCAATGAGAAAGGACAACAGCAATTCATGTCTAAATGATAAAACATTCCCTAAGGGAAATGCATGTAAAGTGAGCATTGGAACATACTGTTCTGAGCTCAAACACATTTCTCTTTGACCACACACTTCAGCAGAATCACTTTCAGACTCCAGGGAGCTTAGTTGGGTATCCTCTGTTTCCTCAAAGTGTATTTCTGTTGACTCTTGGCTATGGAAAAATTGTAAATGTTATCTATAGAAATCTGCAGATACAAAGCATCATACAACTATGACCAGTCACCTGGTAAAGAAGTCtttctgtctgattgtttgtgcagaaCCCAaactttgtctgtgtctgactGGGGTAGAGGTAACTGAGGACAAGCGGCAAATCTTGATTAGCTACTACTAAAAGTAGTTAATTTTAATACAGTACATGATACCAAATGTCTGTTGCATGAACATGCTGGAAGTGTCATCTCCTCCCAAGTCTGGAGTTGTCCTTGAGTCTTCCAATGAGTTGTCACTTGCAATTCGATCTGCTTCTTCTACTTCTACACATAAAATTTCACGATGGACTACACTAGAGAACTTGAAAATGTCGTTACTAACTTGCAACTTCCGTAAATTGACAGAAGATGCAGGACAACGCTGTTCATAGTCCGAAGAGACAGAGAATCTTCTATCGAAGTCAGCTGTTCATACGTCGTTTGCCGCACACGAACACTAACAAAAGGATCCGAAGGCGAGCGGCATCGGCGTCCAGACCTGTTTCGTCGTCCACCGCGCTTCCGCGGAATCACGGAAGGAAGCCTTACAACAGTAGCAGACatgctgtcgatgtcacgtgatgttacacgTGATGGCTAGAAAACCTCTTCGACGTTACGCTATAAAACCGTTGCCCGTctgataagtatgagtaagttgtgcataggTGTTTCATCTATTGAACCAAACTGCACGCTAGGCAGACTGCGATCTAGGGTAGCTAAGTCGGAGTCGCGATCGAAAATGTTACATACGCGTccgatagaatttatcatttagtCAGTTAAAAGCATACGTAAGCATACTTTGTTCTGGaaatgcgtcaaatgtctcaatttgattgttggtaaccaacaatcaaaggtgtaAGCGGGGCGCAGTTTATTAGCGCATGTGACAGAAATGTACCTTTAACTCAGTATGTATCTacagtcattaattaattaattaagtcaatgtACTTCTGCTAGTCTTTGCtgcttgctgctgctgctgctgctggcaTTGGTGATGGCGATggtgatgatggtgatgatgatgacaaccTCAACGATGTCTTGTTTTTCTCTACATGAAATAGTACAATCATACCATGTCATAATTGATGTGTAGTGCCACTTATCTGTAAAACACACTGTATACCTGTTTCCACTCTCACCACAGAACTGATTTCTTCATCTTCGTAGACCTGAAGTAATTGTAACTGGTGAGTACAAGGTTACTGACAGCCATGTTTGCTTGATAAAACCTTGACAATATAAAATCTGCACCTCGAAGGTGCAAGACCACGCATTCGAAAATAGGATTCAATGGTCCAAGGGACACCTCCTACTTTTCCGTCTATCCTGTCGCCCTTGCTATTCCCAAGATAGAACTTTCCTTTTGTGACGGAAACAATGCTTTCTGGCAATGTTGTAGCAGTTGCTCGGCTGTGGACGTCTttgcaactgacagacaaacacctgTTGGAAGGCTTCTGCTGTTGACTGTCCTCCTCAGTTTACTGAAATAGACGAGTGCACCAACAGTTatctaaacaaaacaaataaaacatacagcaacagcatTAGTTTCTCTCAGTCAACTGTCAGTAAGAATGGTCAAAAACCAGCACCAACTCAAATGATTCTAGATTATAAAATCTAGATATATcataataaatattgtatttataatCATTCAAAGTGTGTACACATTTTATGAGACAACCATCTGTACTAGCTAATGTAATAATTTGAATAAACTATCAGAGAAATTGACGTTGCATGTGTATGCTGTGTTCTTAGCAACTTCGAACATTAGAGATTGACATGATTAGTAAGCACCACGATGGCCACACGGAGAGAACATTTATCCTAAAACTAATTGAACTTCCATGATTTGAGATATCAAGCAGaaaaaacatacatacaattgCAAAACAACACACATATGCTAATGCAAACACAAGTAACAGTTGTCTGATCGCGACCACAACTTACAGTTTGCCAAGTTTGCAGATGTCGAGTAAAAAATTGAAGCATCTGAAACTTACAGAATGGTTAAAACCTATTATTTCTTAACTCAGTCCTAAAAGTAATCATCTATACTAATGAACACACACGTAGTGTGATTCTTACTGTGATTTGAAATCAGCCTCATTGTGCTGAAAATTGAGTATTAAAATTATAAGAAGTATGTCAAAGTAATCACACAGTTTACCACACACTTTTTACCAATTTCCTTTGTGATGCAAATCTACCTGCACTGCAGAGGGCAAAGATCTCTTTTTCGAGCCAACAGCTTGCTTTCTCTTGACTCTCTCAAGAGTCTTGTATTTGTCTACCAAAGTAGACATATCTTTTGcaacaagtacagtacaggtAATTTAGTagcaacacacaagacaaTTCTAGCTACAAACCTGCAGCTGTTGACTGTTGAGATTGATGAATAGCTCCTGTATAGAGATGAATTATTAAATATGAACACACCTTGAATATTGTAGCTAAAATAATATTCTAAACCCTAGACCTCCACGTGCTGTGCCTCCAAAGGTTTCCTCTGACACTTCTAGGGCTTCCTGACAACTATGGTGTCCTCTTTCTACAAGGCTTGCCAGATAAGCCACCTTTCTCCTCTTGGCATCCTGCTCTATCACCTCTATAACACAAAAAACCGCCAAAAATCTATGTCAAAGCGCAAGATATCAACAAGTCTTAATTTCTTCCGGCCTGATGGCCCTCAAACATCGTGGTTTTTTTACACCCAGGAGCGTAGGACACCTGAAAACAGGTAGAGCTAGCTAGTAGGCTAGAACATAGGCTACAACTTTATAACGCAACTACTTACAAAAAGCAACCGGTTTACAAGCAATTTTGGAACGTGGAACATGGAAAGTGTGCTTTCACGTTTCACGTTCCACGTTCCATACTTGAGTGTGACGTCAAAGAaatgtagcgcacgctaataTTTTGATGACGTTAAATGACGCAACTGACGTCACAAGCAATTTTGGAACGTGGAACGTGGAAGCGCTAACCGGCCAACGTACGAACTGGCCACCGTAGGCCACCGTACATTCCCATCTCAGACCTTTCCCAcataaaacgtcatga encodes the following:
- the LOC134191565 gene encoding uncharacterized protein LOC134191565, which encodes MASSILLSGNNFSKIALFCTSFNLQHIKTTTFYQVQRHYLCPTIESYWNEQKGKILSAIGDKPLVVSGDGRNDSPGFSAQYCLYSVMDNETNCIIEVQVVDKREVDLKSVRMEKLGLQRALAALKGTVNIVELVTDASTSIAAMMSRDLEYKNIFHSLDVWHKAKKLAKTLSEVTVFIAIVIWL